A stretch of Apodemus sylvaticus chromosome 18, mApoSyl1.1, whole genome shotgun sequence DNA encodes these proteins:
- the Gtpbp3 gene encoding tRNA modification GTPase GTPBP3, mitochondrial isoform X1, with protein MWRGLSALATQAAWAPLRLCARCSTGAESLVPRSTIFALSSGQGRCAIAVIRTSGPASGLALRSLTALREPPPARKACLRLLRHPCSGEPLDRSLILWFPGPHSFTGEDCVELHVHGGPAVVSGVLQALGSVPGLRPAEAGEFTRRAFANGKLSLPEVEGLADLIHAETEAQRRQALRQLDGELSQLCQGWAKALTKALAHVEAYIDFGEDDNLEEGVLEQADRDVRGVEAALGSHLRDARRGQRLRSGANVVVTGPPNAGKSSLVNLLSQKPVSIVSSEPGTTRDVLETPVDLAGFPVLLSDTAGLREGVGAVEQEGVRRAHQRLEQADIILGVLDASDLASASSRSFLDTVVAPLVAQSHNSGGQRLLLLLNKSDLLSANAPACDTALPPHLLMSCHSGAGMDHLLQALKTELAVVCGDPTTGPPLLTRARHQYHLQGCLDALGHYQLATDLALAAEALRQARRQLNHLTGGGGTEEILDLIFQDFCVGK; from the exons ATGTGGCGTGGGCTGAGCGCCCTGGCGACCCAGGCGGCGTGGGCGCCCCTCAG GCTGTGCGCACGCTGCAGCACCGGTGCAGAATCCTTGGTCCCCAGGAGCACCATCTTCGCGCTCAGCTCCGGCCAGGGACGCTGCGCCATCGCAGTGATCCGCACCAGCGGCCCAGCTAGCGGACTCGCGCTCCGCAGCCTCACGGCGCTCCGCGAGCCGCCTCCCGCCCGCAAAGCCTGCCTGCGCCTTCTTCGCCACCCGTGCTCCGGGGAGCCACTGGACCGCTCCCTCATCCTCTGGTTCCCAG GCCCCCACAGTTTCACGGGTGAGGATTGCGTGGAGTTGCACGTACATGGAGGTCCTGCGGTGGTTAGCGGCGTCCTGCAGGCATTGG GTAGTGTTCCAGGTCTGAGGCCAGCGGAGGCCGGGGAGTTCACCAGGAGGGCATTTGCCAACGGCAAGCTGAGTCTGCCTGAAGTGGAGGGACTGGCAGATCTGATCCATGCAGAAACCGAGGCCCAGCGCCGACAGGCCCTGAGGCAGCTGGATGGGGAACTGAGCCAGCTGTGCCAGGGCTGGGCGAAGGCCCTCACCAAG gctCTGGCCCATGTGGAGGCTTACATCGACTTCGGAGAGGATGATAATTTGGAAGAGGGTGTGCTGGAACAGG CCGACAGAGATGTGCGAGGCGTGGAGGCGGCGCTGGGTTCCCACCTGCGAGATGCTAGGCGTGGACAGAGGCTCCGCTCCGGGGCAAACGTTGTGGTCACTGGTCCACCCAATGCGGGCAAGAGCAGTCTGGTGAATCTGCTCA GCCAGAAGCCAGTGTCCATCGTATCCTCAGAGCCGGGGACCACCCGAGACGTGCTCGAGACTCCCGTGGACCTGGCTGGGTTCCCTGTCTTGCTGAGCGACACCGCGGGGCTTCGAGAAGGCGTGGGCGCTGTCGAGCAGGAGGGTGTGCGCAGGGCCCACCAGAG GCTGGAGCAGGCCGACATCATCCTGGGGGTGCTGGACGCCTCCGACCTGGCCTCCGCCTCCAGCCGCAGCTTCCTGGACACTGTGGTGGCCCCACTGGTAGCACAAAGCCACAACAGTGGTGGGCAGCGCCTCCTACTGCTGCTCAACAAGTCTGATCTGCTGTCTGCTAATGCCCCGGCCTGCGACACAGCCCTGCCTCCTCACCTGCTCATGTCCTGCCACAGCGGAGCTGGGATGGACCACCTCCTGCAGGCCCTGAAGACTGAGCTGGCTGTGGT GTGTGGGGACCCAACCACCGGACCACCGCTCTTGACCCGGGCTAGGCACCAGTACCACCTCCAGGGCTGCCTGGATGCCCTGGGCCACTACCAGCTGGCCACAGACCTGGCTCTAGCGGCCGAGGCCCTGCGCCAGGCTCGGAGACAACTAAACCACCTCACAGGTGGAGGGGGAACCGAGGAGATCCTGGATCTCATCTTCCAGGACTTCTGTGTGGGCAAGTGA
- the Gtpbp3 gene encoding tRNA modification GTPase GTPBP3, mitochondrial isoform X2 gives MWRGLSALATQAAWAPLRLCARCSTGAESLVPRSTIFALSSGQGRCAIAVIRTSGPASGLALRSLTALREPPPARKACLRLLRHPCSGEPLDRSLILWFPGSVPGLRPAEAGEFTRRAFANGKLSLPEVEGLADLIHAETEAQRRQALRQLDGELSQLCQGWAKALTKALAHVEAYIDFGEDDNLEEGVLEQADRDVRGVEAALGSHLRDARRGQRLRSGANVVVTGPPNAGKSSLVNLLSQKPVSIVSSEPGTTRDVLETPVDLAGFPVLLSDTAGLREGVGAVEQEGVRRAHQRLEQADIILGVLDASDLASASSRSFLDTVVAPLVAQSHNSGGQRLLLLLNKSDLLSANAPACDTALPPHLLMSCHSGAGMDHLLQALKTELAVVCGDPTTGPPLLTRARHQYHLQGCLDALGHYQLATDLALAAEALRQARRQLNHLTGGGGTEEILDLIFQDFCVGK, from the exons ATGTGGCGTGGGCTGAGCGCCCTGGCGACCCAGGCGGCGTGGGCGCCCCTCAG GCTGTGCGCACGCTGCAGCACCGGTGCAGAATCCTTGGTCCCCAGGAGCACCATCTTCGCGCTCAGCTCCGGCCAGGGACGCTGCGCCATCGCAGTGATCCGCACCAGCGGCCCAGCTAGCGGACTCGCGCTCCGCAGCCTCACGGCGCTCCGCGAGCCGCCTCCCGCCCGCAAAGCCTGCCTGCGCCTTCTTCGCCACCCGTGCTCCGGGGAGCCACTGGACCGCTCCCTCATCCTCTGGTTCCCAG GTAGTGTTCCAGGTCTGAGGCCAGCGGAGGCCGGGGAGTTCACCAGGAGGGCATTTGCCAACGGCAAGCTGAGTCTGCCTGAAGTGGAGGGACTGGCAGATCTGATCCATGCAGAAACCGAGGCCCAGCGCCGACAGGCCCTGAGGCAGCTGGATGGGGAACTGAGCCAGCTGTGCCAGGGCTGGGCGAAGGCCCTCACCAAG gctCTGGCCCATGTGGAGGCTTACATCGACTTCGGAGAGGATGATAATTTGGAAGAGGGTGTGCTGGAACAGG CCGACAGAGATGTGCGAGGCGTGGAGGCGGCGCTGGGTTCCCACCTGCGAGATGCTAGGCGTGGACAGAGGCTCCGCTCCGGGGCAAACGTTGTGGTCACTGGTCCACCCAATGCGGGCAAGAGCAGTCTGGTGAATCTGCTCA GCCAGAAGCCAGTGTCCATCGTATCCTCAGAGCCGGGGACCACCCGAGACGTGCTCGAGACTCCCGTGGACCTGGCTGGGTTCCCTGTCTTGCTGAGCGACACCGCGGGGCTTCGAGAAGGCGTGGGCGCTGTCGAGCAGGAGGGTGTGCGCAGGGCCCACCAGAG GCTGGAGCAGGCCGACATCATCCTGGGGGTGCTGGACGCCTCCGACCTGGCCTCCGCCTCCAGCCGCAGCTTCCTGGACACTGTGGTGGCCCCACTGGTAGCACAAAGCCACAACAGTGGTGGGCAGCGCCTCCTACTGCTGCTCAACAAGTCTGATCTGCTGTCTGCTAATGCCCCGGCCTGCGACACAGCCCTGCCTCCTCACCTGCTCATGTCCTGCCACAGCGGAGCTGGGATGGACCACCTCCTGCAGGCCCTGAAGACTGAGCTGGCTGTGGT GTGTGGGGACCCAACCACCGGACCACCGCTCTTGACCCGGGCTAGGCACCAGTACCACCTCCAGGGCTGCCTGGATGCCCTGGGCCACTACCAGCTGGCCACAGACCTGGCTCTAGCGGCCGAGGCCCTGCGCCAGGCTCGGAGACAACTAAACCACCTCACAGGTGGAGGGGGAACCGAGGAGATCCTGGATCTCATCTTCCAGGACTTCTGTGTGGGCAAGTGA
- the Gtpbp3 gene encoding tRNA modification GTPase GTPBP3, mitochondrial isoform X3, which translates to MWRGLSALATQAAWAPLRLCARCSTGAESLVPRSTIFALSSGQGRCAIAVIRTSGPASGLALRSLTALREPPPARKACLRLLRHPCSGEPLDRSLILWFPGEGPDPGAHCARVRVSVPSGSQPGSCPSPDCFFPYKAPTVSRVRIAWSCTYMEVLRWLAASCRHWALAHVEAYIDFGEDDNLEEGVLEQADRDVRGVEAALGSHLRDARRGQRLRSGANVVVTGPPNAGKSSLVNLLSQKPVSIVSSEPGTTRDVLETPVDLAGFPVLLSDTAGLREGVGAVEQEGVRRAHQRLEQADIILGVLDASDLASASSRSFLDTVVAPLVAQSHNSGGQRLLLLLNKSDLLSANAPACDTALPPHLLMSCHSGAGMDHLLQALKTELAVVCGDPTTGPPLLTRARHQYHLQGCLDALGHYQLATDLALAAEALRQARRQLNHLTGGGGTEEILDLIFQDFCVGK; encoded by the exons ATGTGGCGTGGGCTGAGCGCCCTGGCGACCCAGGCGGCGTGGGCGCCCCTCAG GCTGTGCGCACGCTGCAGCACCGGTGCAGAATCCTTGGTCCCCAGGAGCACCATCTTCGCGCTCAGCTCCGGCCAGGGACGCTGCGCCATCGCAGTGATCCGCACCAGCGGCCCAGCTAGCGGACTCGCGCTCCGCAGCCTCACGGCGCTCCGCGAGCCGCCTCCCGCCCGCAAAGCCTGCCTGCGCCTTCTTCGCCACCCGTGCTCCGGGGAGCCACTGGACCGCTCCCTCATCCTCTGGTTCCCAGGTGAGGGGCCGGATCCAGGAGCCCACTGCGCTCGTGTCCGGGTCTCAGTCCCCTCCGGGAGTCAGCCCGGGTCGTGCCCATCGCCTGACTGCTTTTTTCCATACAAGGCCCCCACAGTTTCACGGGTGAGGATTGCGTGGAGTTGCACGTACATGGAGGTCCTGCGGTGGTTAGCGGCGTCCTGCAGGCATTGG gctCTGGCCCATGTGGAGGCTTACATCGACTTCGGAGAGGATGATAATTTGGAAGAGGGTGTGCTGGAACAGG CCGACAGAGATGTGCGAGGCGTGGAGGCGGCGCTGGGTTCCCACCTGCGAGATGCTAGGCGTGGACAGAGGCTCCGCTCCGGGGCAAACGTTGTGGTCACTGGTCCACCCAATGCGGGCAAGAGCAGTCTGGTGAATCTGCTCA GCCAGAAGCCAGTGTCCATCGTATCCTCAGAGCCGGGGACCACCCGAGACGTGCTCGAGACTCCCGTGGACCTGGCTGGGTTCCCTGTCTTGCTGAGCGACACCGCGGGGCTTCGAGAAGGCGTGGGCGCTGTCGAGCAGGAGGGTGTGCGCAGGGCCCACCAGAG GCTGGAGCAGGCCGACATCATCCTGGGGGTGCTGGACGCCTCCGACCTGGCCTCCGCCTCCAGCCGCAGCTTCCTGGACACTGTGGTGGCCCCACTGGTAGCACAAAGCCACAACAGTGGTGGGCAGCGCCTCCTACTGCTGCTCAACAAGTCTGATCTGCTGTCTGCTAATGCCCCGGCCTGCGACACAGCCCTGCCTCCTCACCTGCTCATGTCCTGCCACAGCGGAGCTGGGATGGACCACCTCCTGCAGGCCCTGAAGACTGAGCTGGCTGTGGT GTGTGGGGACCCAACCACCGGACCACCGCTCTTGACCCGGGCTAGGCACCAGTACCACCTCCAGGGCTGCCTGGATGCCCTGGGCCACTACCAGCTGGCCACAGACCTGGCTCTAGCGGCCGAGGCCCTGCGCCAGGCTCGGAGACAACTAAACCACCTCACAGGTGGAGGGGGAACCGAGGAGATCCTGGATCTCATCTTCCAGGACTTCTGTGTGGGCAAGTGA
- the Gtpbp3 gene encoding tRNA modification GTPase GTPBP3, mitochondrial isoform X4, protein MWRGLSALATQAAWAPLRLCARCSTGAESLVPRSTIFALSSGQGRCAIAVIRTSGPASGLALRSLTALREPPPARKACLRLLRHPCSGEPLDRSLILWFPGEGPDPGAHCARVRVSVPSGSQPGSCPSPDCFFPYKAPTVSRALAHVEAYIDFGEDDNLEEGVLEQADRDVRGVEAALGSHLRDARRGQRLRSGANVVVTGPPNAGKSSLVNLLSQKPVSIVSSEPGTTRDVLETPVDLAGFPVLLSDTAGLREGVGAVEQEGVRRAHQRLEQADIILGVLDASDLASASSRSFLDTVVAPLVAQSHNSGGQRLLLLLNKSDLLSANAPACDTALPPHLLMSCHSGAGMDHLLQALKTELAVVCGDPTTGPPLLTRARHQYHLQGCLDALGHYQLATDLALAAEALRQARRQLNHLTGGGGTEEILDLIFQDFCVGK, encoded by the exons ATGTGGCGTGGGCTGAGCGCCCTGGCGACCCAGGCGGCGTGGGCGCCCCTCAG GCTGTGCGCACGCTGCAGCACCGGTGCAGAATCCTTGGTCCCCAGGAGCACCATCTTCGCGCTCAGCTCCGGCCAGGGACGCTGCGCCATCGCAGTGATCCGCACCAGCGGCCCAGCTAGCGGACTCGCGCTCCGCAGCCTCACGGCGCTCCGCGAGCCGCCTCCCGCCCGCAAAGCCTGCCTGCGCCTTCTTCGCCACCCGTGCTCCGGGGAGCCACTGGACCGCTCCCTCATCCTCTGGTTCCCAGGTGAGGGGCCGGATCCAGGAGCCCACTGCGCTCGTGTCCGGGTCTCAGTCCCCTCCGGGAGTCAGCCCGGGTCGTGCCCATCGCCTGACTGCTTTTTTCCATACAAGGCCCCCACAGTTTCACGG gctCTGGCCCATGTGGAGGCTTACATCGACTTCGGAGAGGATGATAATTTGGAAGAGGGTGTGCTGGAACAGG CCGACAGAGATGTGCGAGGCGTGGAGGCGGCGCTGGGTTCCCACCTGCGAGATGCTAGGCGTGGACAGAGGCTCCGCTCCGGGGCAAACGTTGTGGTCACTGGTCCACCCAATGCGGGCAAGAGCAGTCTGGTGAATCTGCTCA GCCAGAAGCCAGTGTCCATCGTATCCTCAGAGCCGGGGACCACCCGAGACGTGCTCGAGACTCCCGTGGACCTGGCTGGGTTCCCTGTCTTGCTGAGCGACACCGCGGGGCTTCGAGAAGGCGTGGGCGCTGTCGAGCAGGAGGGTGTGCGCAGGGCCCACCAGAG GCTGGAGCAGGCCGACATCATCCTGGGGGTGCTGGACGCCTCCGACCTGGCCTCCGCCTCCAGCCGCAGCTTCCTGGACACTGTGGTGGCCCCACTGGTAGCACAAAGCCACAACAGTGGTGGGCAGCGCCTCCTACTGCTGCTCAACAAGTCTGATCTGCTGTCTGCTAATGCCCCGGCCTGCGACACAGCCCTGCCTCCTCACCTGCTCATGTCCTGCCACAGCGGAGCTGGGATGGACCACCTCCTGCAGGCCCTGAAGACTGAGCTGGCTGTGGT GTGTGGGGACCCAACCACCGGACCACCGCTCTTGACCCGGGCTAGGCACCAGTACCACCTCCAGGGCTGCCTGGATGCCCTGGGCCACTACCAGCTGGCCACAGACCTGGCTCTAGCGGCCGAGGCCCTGCGCCAGGCTCGGAGACAACTAAACCACCTCACAGGTGGAGGGGGAACCGAGGAGATCCTGGATCTCATCTTCCAGGACTTCTGTGTGGGCAAGTGA